From the genome of Biomphalaria glabrata chromosome 1, xgBioGlab47.1, whole genome shotgun sequence, one region includes:
- the LOC129925750 gene encoding uncharacterized protein LOC129925750 has translation MSNCSPVALSSIPFHTFSNPSSIIMDSKELDSEVEEIMILLGFKDPEVEDLVRWWIDKERKSEQELEELDKAHEQETPEIRQSYSPQSLELNTTPARLDEETEKSETTTHVQIEYTAQTDSEVAAKDETFIPDIPPLDDSTLSTQPNPPAQSNSPANRDAPIQPMPSSKPHPRKAPTQQPALHKNCNYPARKPRHNQNNQAHRDCNNSTRGHKTDRAYRDCNDSMRSHKPNRQKQQASQHISVMTAVPKPSVSNQQTRTDRTAGDPYVISTLTVAPEHTALGSTKTEVLPALPHPVSSSPGIETILVNGRYVRSLFDTGCAVSSVICKALVDPADLTDRIVTIQSLDREIPPKVLPIARVHVECKYVHGTIDAAVMDTPVYDFILGSKYVPLGVVNKPYFSLPVTT, from the exons ATGAGCAATTGCTCTCCAGTGGCTCTTTCCTCTATTCCATTTCATACTTTTTCTAATCCGTCCTCTATTATCATGGACTCAAAAGAATTAGATTCTGAAGTTGAGGAGATTATGATACTCCTTGGATTTAAAGACCCCGAGGTGGAAGACCTCGTACGCTGGTGGATTGACAAGGAAAGAAAATCCGAGCAAGAATTGGAAGAATTGGACAAAGCCCATGAACAGGAAACACCAGAAATCAGACAGAGCTATAGCCCGCAGAGTTTGGAGCTGAACACCACACCGGCAAGACTAGACGAGGAAACAGAAAAGAGCGAAACCACAACTCATGTCCAAATTGAGTACACTGCCCAAACGGACTCAGAAGTTGCTGCTAAGGATGAAACTTTCATACCTGATATCCCTCCCCTCGACGATTCCACATTGTCTACCCAGCCAAACCCTCCTGCTCAGTCCAATAGTCCTGCAAACCGCGATGCCCCCATCCAGCCCATGCCCTCAAGCAAACCCCATCCTAGAAAGGCACCAACCCAACAACCAGCCTTGCACAAAAACTGCAACTACCCAGCGCGTAAGCCTCGTCATAACCAGAACAACCAAGCCCACCgtgactgcaacaacagcaCGCGTGGCCACAAAACTGACCGTGCCTACCGTGACTGCAACGACAGCATGCGTAGCCACAAACCCAACCGCCAAAAGCAGCAGGCCTCACAGCACATTTCAGTAATGACCGCGGTCCCCAAACCCTCTGTGTCTAATCAGCAAACACGTACTGATAGAACAGCGGGCGACCCATACGTCATATCAACACTGACTGTGGCCCCTGAACACACTGCCCTTGGCTCTACGAAAACGGAAGTCCTACCGGCACTTCCTCACCCTGTCTCATCTTCCCCCGGGATAGAGACCATTCTGGTTAACGGGCGGTACGTCCGGTCCCTATTTGACACAGGCTGTGCGGTAAGCTCAGTTATCTGCAAAGCACTGGTTGATCCGGCTGATCTCACAGATAGAATTGTGACGATTCAGTCCCTTGATCGTGAGATTCCTCCAAAGGTTCTTCCTATTGCTAGGGTCCACGTAGAATGCAagtacgtacatggcaccattgacgccgccgtcatggacacgccagtgtacGACTTCATTCTgggctccaaatatgtccctcttggagtagtcaacaAACCTTACTTTTCTCTGCCC gtgactacataa